One stretch of Nicotiana tabacum cultivar K326 chromosome 18, ASM71507v2, whole genome shotgun sequence DNA includes these proteins:
- the LOC107791519 gene encoding uncharacterized protein LOC107791519, with the protein MMAAEVSSLVRIMNSAGGGGLNESLSSSSSVNKSTVLITRDLLGGCRSLDSKELDLDLQVPSGWEKRLDLKSGKVYLQRCNSSNSSSTTMEQKQQNHQTVGKLQDLNFPPASKQPLNLFDEPNLDLKLLPSSSTSPSSSSYHSVCTLEKVKSALERAEKQTTRKRSISVSMSSSPTSNSSSSIVDTEIDQDNLCPSLAAGCPSCLLYVLISKNDPKCPRCHTVVPLPVAMKKPRIDLNISI; encoded by the exons ATGATGGCGGCTGAAGTTAGCTCTCTGGTTAGGATTATGAACTCAGCTGGTGGTGGTGGGTTGAATGAGTCATTGTCTTCATCATCTTCAGTGAATAAATCAACGGTGTTGATCACACGGGACTTACTCGGGGGTTGTCGTTCTCTTGATTCGAAGGAATTGGACCTCGACTTGCAGGTTCCTTCTGGCTGGGAAAAGCGCCTCGACTTGAAG TCAGGAAAAGTATATTTACAGAGGTGCAATTCTTCAAATTCTTCGTCGACGACCATGGAACAGAAGCAACAAAACCATCAAACAGTTGGAAAGCTTCAAGACCTTAATTTCCCTCCTGCATCAAAGCAGCCACTCAACCTCTTCGATGAACCCAACTTAGACCTTAAGCTGCTTCCTTCATCATCCACTTCACCATCATCATCTAGTTATCACAGCGTATGCACCCTGGAAAAAGTGAAATCAGCTCTGGAAAGAGCAGAGAAACAAACAACCCGGAAACGCTCAATATCAGTGTCAATGTCATCATCTCCAACTTCGAATTCCTCATCCTCAATCGTGGATACAGAGATTGATCAAGACAACCTATGCCCTTCCCTTGCTGCTGGTTGCCCAAGTTGCCTTCTTTACGTGCTAATATCAAAGAATGATCCTAAATGCCCTCGATGCCATACTGTCGTTCCATTACCTGTGGCAATGAAGAAGCCTCGGATTGATCTTAATATATCCATATGA